A region of Vitis vinifera cultivar Pinot Noir 40024 chromosome 13, ASM3070453v1 DNA encodes the following proteins:
- the LOC100242729 gene encoding zinc finger protein ZAT12 has product MTMKRMRDGEHESVSIANCLMLLSRGTDYDSIARVPSRVFECKTCNRQFPSFQALGGHRASHKKPRLMALNGDDPAQLQSSPLKPKTHECSICGLEFAIGQALGGHMRRHRAAASGATQALSETTSSSSPPPPQAPLLKKPNSRRVLCLDLNLTPLENIDLQFQLGKVASMVDCFP; this is encoded by the coding sequence ATGACCATGAAGAGGATGAGAGATGGAGAGCACGAGAGCGTCAGCATAGCAAACTGCTTGATGCTGCTCTCACGGGGAACCGACTACGACTCCATCGCTAGAGTCCCCAGTCGAGTCTTCGAGTGCAAGACCTGTAACCGGCAGTTCCCGTCGTTCCAGGCGCTGGGCGGCCACCGGGCCAGCCACAAGAAGCCAAGACTGATGGCCCTGAACGGCGACGACCCGGCGCAGTTGCAGAGCTCGCCGTTGAAGCCCAAGACCCACGAATGCTCCATCTGCGGCCTGGAGTTCGCGATAGGGCAAGCCCTGGGAGGCCACATGAGAAGGCACAGAGCCGCAGCATCCGGTGCTACCCAGGCCCTGAGCGAAACGACGTCGTCGTCTTCCCCACCACCTCCTCAAGCGCCCCTTCTGAAGAAACCCAACAGCAGGAGAGTTTTGTGTTTAGATCTGAACTTGACTCCTCTGGAGAATATCGATTTGCAGTTTCAGCTTGGGAAGGTGGCTTCCATGGTTGATTGTTTCCCTTAA